One genomic window of Sphingomonas sp. C3-2 includes the following:
- the dnaQ gene encoding DNA polymerase III subunit epsilon: MREIVFDTETTGLSAQGGDRLVEIGCVELFNRVETGRVFHAYFNPERSMPSEAQAVHGLSEAFLADKPLFADKVEDLLDFLEDTPLIAHNAQFDFSFLNFELKACGRPIVSLDRMIDTLAMARTRHPGAKHTLDALCNRYGIDRSHRVMHGALLDAQLLAQVYVELTGGRQIGLMLGAPETLVTAAAGPASAVATLVERVVRPARAHAASEEELTRHAEFVAKLTDPLWLKGVVAG; this comes from the coding sequence ATGCGTGAGATAGTATTCGACACCGAAACGACCGGATTGAGCGCTCAGGGAGGCGACAGGCTCGTCGAGATCGGCTGCGTCGAACTCTTCAACCGGGTTGAAACCGGGCGCGTCTTCCATGCCTATTTCAACCCCGAGCGTTCGATGCCGAGCGAGGCGCAGGCGGTGCACGGCCTGTCCGAGGCGTTTCTCGCCGACAAACCGCTCTTCGCCGACAAGGTCGAGGATCTGCTCGACTTCCTCGAAGACACCCCGCTCATCGCGCACAATGCGCAGTTCGACTTTTCCTTCCTGAATTTCGAACTGAAGGCGTGCGGCCGCCCGATCGTGAGCCTTGATCGGATGATCGATACGCTGGCGATGGCGCGCACGCGTCATCCCGGTGCGAAGCACACGCTCGACGCGCTGTGCAACCGTTATGGCATCGATCGCAGCCACCGTGTGATGCACGGCGCGTTGCTCGACGCGCAGCTTCTTGCCCAGGTCTATGTCGAGCTGACCGGCGGACGCCAGATCGGGCTGATGCTGGGGGCGCCCGAAACGCTGGTTACGGCCGCGGCCGGACCCGCATCGGCGGTTGCCACGTTGGTAGAGCGTGTGGTGCGCCCCGCGCGTGCGCATGCCGCAAGCGAAGAGGAGCTGACACGCCACGCAGAGTTCGTTGCCAAGCTGACCGACCCGCTCTGGTTAAAGGGGGTGGTCGCCGGGTGA
- a CDS encoding Maf family protein, translating to MTLVLASESAARRAMLAAAGVPHEALAPRVDEDSAKAALRAEGISARGLADALAELKAVRLSTRVPGALVLGCDQTLALDDGTMFDKPADRAGAAEQLRLLSGRTHALHSAAVIAENGQPIWRHVDRAKLYVRPLSDAFIESYLDAEYEAVQYCVGCYRIEGPGIQLFSRIEGSHFTILGLPLLPLLDFLRTRKILTS from the coding sequence ATGACTCTTGTTCTCGCCTCCGAAAGCGCCGCGCGCCGCGCGATGCTGGCGGCGGCCGGCGTGCCGCACGAGGCGCTGGCCCCGCGCGTCGATGAAGACAGCGCCAAGGCCGCACTGCGCGCCGAGGGGATCAGCGCGCGCGGGCTGGCCGATGCGCTGGCCGAACTCAAGGCGGTCCGCCTCTCCACCCGGGTGCCCGGCGCATTGGTCCTCGGCTGCGATCAGACTCTGGCGCTCGACGACGGCACGATGTTCGACAAGCCCGCCGACCGTGCGGGTGCCGCCGAGCAACTGCGTCTGCTGTCGGGCCGCACCCATGCGCTCCACAGCGCGGCGGTGATCGCCGAGAACGGCCAGCCGATCTGGCGGCATGTAGACCGCGCCAAGCTCTATGTCCGTCCGCTCAGCGACGCGTTCATCGAATCCTATCTCGATGCCGAATATGAAGCCGTGCAATATTGCGTCGGCTGCTACCGCATCGAGGGGCCGGGGATTCAGCTCTTCTCGCGCATCGAGGGGAGCCATTTCACGATATTGGGGCTCCCGCTCCTGCCGCTTCTCGATTTCCTGCGTACCCGAAAGATATTGACGTCATGA
- the aroE gene encoding shikimate dehydrogenase, whose protein sequence is MTLPYAEVIGDPIAQSKSPVIHKFWLEKLGIAGDYRKTHITADGLEAFFRERAADPAWKGCNVTVPHKQAVIRFVEDRGGVGDSIGAMNTVIRLDDGTLIGTNTDAAGFYGPIADLDLAGRDVVVIGAGGAARAVLFALSRAAVGEVTILNRTRETGVELLRHFGLKGKVLPLDAPIPPAALIVNASTLGMTGAPDFDPDLSDQPDDCVVYDIVYAPLQTALLAEAEAQGLETVDGLAMLIGQAAVAFELFFDREPPRLFDEELRKLLTA, encoded by the coding sequence ATGACGCTTCCCTATGCCGAGGTGATCGGCGATCCGATCGCCCAGTCCAAATCGCCGGTCATCCACAAATTCTGGCTCGAAAAGCTCGGAATCGCGGGAGATTACCGCAAGACTCACATCACCGCTGACGGGCTGGAGGCGTTTTTTCGCGAGCGCGCGGCCGATCCGGCGTGGAAGGGGTGCAACGTTACTGTCCCGCACAAGCAGGCGGTGATTCGCTTCGTCGAGGATCGCGGCGGCGTGGGCGACAGCATCGGCGCGATGAACACGGTCATCCGGCTCGATGACGGCACGCTGATCGGCACCAACACCGATGCCGCCGGATTTTATGGCCCGATCGCCGATCTCGATCTGGCTGGCCGCGATGTCGTCGTGATCGGCGCGGGCGGTGCGGCGCGCGCGGTGCTGTTTGCGCTATCGCGCGCGGCGGTGGGCGAGGTCACGATTCTCAATCGTACGCGCGAAACCGGCGTCGAACTGCTTCGTCATTTCGGGCTGAAGGGCAAGGTGCTGCCGCTCGACGCGCCGATTCCGCCCGCCGCGCTGATCGTCAACGCCAGCACGCTCGGCATGACCGGCGCGCCCGATTTCGATCCCGATCTGTCGGACCAGCCCGATGACTGCGTCGTCTATGACATCGTCTATGCGCCGCTGCAGACCGCGCTTCTTGCCGAAGCCGAGGCGCAGGGGCTGGAGACGGTTGACGGACTCGCGATGCTGATCGGCCAGGCGGCGGTGGCGTTCGAACTCTTCTTCGACCGCGAACCCCCGCGCCTGTTCGACGAGGAATTGCGCAAGCTGCTCACCGCATGA
- a CDS encoding PBP1A family penicillin-binding protein — MAAKPPRASTRIKRFLVKSAKLAFFAGIAALIALVIAVGIAMSSMPGFSELKRDPNGQMIQVRAADGSVLVSLGPSYGEWLSYDEIPQVMTDAMVAVEDRRFRMHPGVDPIGISRSLIVRVQRGRWAQGGSTITQQLARNIFLNNNKDFGRKFREMILALAMERKFTKDQILELYLNKVYFGGGAYGIDAASRKFFGHDAKSLSLAEAAVIAGLVKAPSNYSPTADAEAAIGRAGVVLQVMQDAGVISPSEAAEARPEDIKLAPEPPQNSVRYFTDWALPQLETLIEESERPIVVWTTLDPSMQRAADAAIRANTPAGLQGALVSLDRDGAVRAMVGGKDYVSSIYNRATQAQRQPGSAFKLFVYLAALEAGHTPNDTVVDEAVTIGGWSPRNSSRRFSGEMTIRTAFTYSINTVAAKLGQEVGFSTVSDMARRFGITTPLNNHPSIVLGTADVRLIDMTRAYASVAAKGIAIVPYGITKVTADNGEILYQHQTDDSRVLVAPWVAAQMTDLLQTAVSAGTGRAAQIGRPVAGKTGTTSSNKDGWFLGFSSGLTTGVWMGRDDAKAVGSLQGGAAPARAFASFMQIAVAKRPIENFETEVTLPEWELEPDDEAYYGAPDEGVFVDEHGNPVPGAENPEIQGAMPQDGEDMQAPPKLDQQWIDDVLGRERPPQRPATPRQPQQERQPASPPSGQRNQPQNLLQDVSRPTQ; from the coding sequence ATGGCAGCCAAACCTCCCCGTGCATCGACGCGCATCAAGCGCTTTCTCGTAAAATCCGCAAAGCTTGCGTTTTTCGCCGGCATCGCGGCGCTGATCGCGCTCGTCATCGCGGTCGGCATCGCCATGTCGAGCATGCCAGGATTCAGCGAACTGAAGCGCGATCCCAATGGACAGATGATCCAGGTGCGCGCGGCAGACGGTTCGGTACTCGTCTCGCTCGGCCCCAGCTACGGCGAATGGCTGTCCTATGACGAGATTCCGCAGGTAATGACCGATGCGATGGTGGCGGTGGAAGACCGCCGCTTCCGCATGCATCCCGGCGTCGACCCCATCGGCATTTCGCGCTCGCTGATCGTGCGCGTGCAACGCGGCCGCTGGGCGCAGGGCGGATCGACGATCACCCAGCAGCTGGCGCGCAACATCTTCCTGAACAACAACAAGGATTTCGGGCGGAAATTCCGCGAGATGATCCTCGCGCTCGCAATGGAGCGCAAGTTCACCAAGGACCAGATCCTCGAGCTGTACCTGAACAAGGTCTATTTCGGCGGCGGCGCCTACGGAATCGACGCGGCGAGCCGCAAATTCTTCGGTCATGACGCCAAGTCGCTTTCGCTGGCCGAAGCCGCGGTGATCGCGGGGCTGGTCAAGGCGCCCTCCAACTATTCGCCCACCGCCGATGCCGAGGCCGCGATCGGCCGCGCCGGCGTGGTGCTGCAGGTGATGCAGGATGCCGGCGTCATCTCGCCGAGCGAGGCCGCCGAGGCGCGCCCCGAAGACATCAAGCTCGCCCCCGAACCACCGCAGAACAGCGTGCGTTATTTCACCGACTGGGCGCTGCCGCAGCTCGAAACATTGATCGAGGAAAGCGAACGCCCGATCGTGGTGTGGACCACGCTCGACCCCAGCATGCAGCGCGCCGCCGACGCGGCGATTCGCGCGAACACCCCCGCCGGGCTGCAGGGCGCGCTCGTCTCGCTCGACCGCGACGGCGCGGTGCGCGCGATGGTGGGCGGCAAGGACTATGTCTCGTCGATCTACAACCGCGCGACGCAGGCGCAGCGCCAGCCGGGCTCGGCGTTCAAGCTGTTCGTCTATCTCGCCGCGCTCGAGGCGGGGCATACGCCCAACGACACCGTGGTCGACGAAGCGGTGACGATCGGCGGCTGGTCGCCGCGCAACAGCTCGCGCCGCTTCTCGGGCGAGATGACGATCCGCACCGCCTTCACCTATTCGATCAACACCGTGGCGGCGAAGCTGGGGCAGGAGGTCGGCTTTTCGACCGTGTCCGACATGGCGCGCCGTTTCGGGATCACCACCCCGCTCAACAACCATCCCTCGATCGTGCTCGGCACCGCCGATGTCCGCCTGATCGATATGACGCGCGCCTATGCCTCGGTCGCGGCCAAGGGCATCGCCATCGTCCCCTACGGCATCACCAAGGTGACCGCCGATAATGGCGAGATCCTCTACCAGCACCAGACCGACGATTCGCGCGTGCTGGTGGCGCCCTGGGTCGCCGCGCAGATGACCGACCTGCTGCAGACCGCGGTGAGCGCGGGCACCGGCCGCGCCGCGCAGATCGGCCGCCCGGTCGCGGGCAAGACGGGGACGACCAGTTCGAACAAGGATGGCTGGTTCCTCGGTTTCTCGAGCGGGCTGACCACTGGCGTATGGATGGGCCGCGACGACGCCAAGGCGGTGGGGTCGCTGCAGGGCGGGGCCGCCCCCGCGCGCGCCTTTGCCAGCTTCATGCAGATCGCGGTCGCCAAACGCCCGATCGAGAATTTCGAAACCGAGGTGACGCTGCCCGAATGGGAGCTGGAGCCCGATGACGAGGCCTATTACGGCGCGCCCGACGAAGGCGTGTTCGTCGACGAGCACGGCAATCCCGTCCCCGGCGCGGAAAATCCCGAGATTCAGGGCGCAATGCCGCAGGACGGCGAGGACATGCAGGCCCCGCCCAAGCTCGACCAGCAATGGATCGACGATGTTCTGGGCCGCGAACGCCCCCCGCAGCGCCCGGCAACGCCGCGCCAGCCGCAGCAGGAACGCCAGCCCGCCAGCCCGCCGTCAGGCCAGCGCAATCAGCCGCAAAACCTGCTTCAGGACGTTTCCCGCCCCACCCAGTGA
- a CDS encoding SprT family zinc-dependent metalloprotease produces the protein MSTGPSELSFGPAGRERPLQIRRRPGARSVRLTVDPRTGAITLSLPPRHSLRAALAWAEGQHRWVEDALSRIPVPRPIYPGGPFPFEGRDLIVDWCEGLTRTVRHEDDRLVFGGPLDAVTSRVLGWARKQALERMTRETHEIAAKAGVSIGRVSVADPRARWGSCSANGDIRYSWRLVMAPVYVRRSTVAHEVAHRVHMDHSPAFHALAAKLYGGDPDEARAWLRAHGSALHWVGRETS, from the coding sequence TTGTCGACAGGCCCCTCTGAACTCTCCTTCGGCCCGGCGGGGCGCGAGCGCCCGCTCCAGATCCGCCGACGGCCGGGGGCGCGTTCGGTTCGGCTGACGGTCGATCCCCGCACCGGGGCGATCACCCTCTCCCTGCCGCCCCGCCACAGCCTGCGCGCCGCGCTTGCCTGGGCCGAGGGGCAGCATCGCTGGGTGGAGGATGCGCTGTCGCGCATTCCGGTGCCGCGCCCGATCTATCCGGGCGGGCCCTTTCCCTTCGAGGGGCGCGACCTGATCGTCGACTGGTGCGAAGGGCTCACCCGCACCGTTCGCCATGAAGACGACCGGCTGGTCTTTGGCGGGCCGCTCGACGCCGTGACGTCACGCGTGCTCGGATGGGCCAGAAAACAGGCGCTCGAGCGGATGACGCGCGAGACGCACGAGATCGCCGCCAAGGCCGGGGTCAGCATTGGCCGGGTCAGCGTTGCCGATCCGCGCGCGCGCTGGGGCAGCTGCTCGGCGAACGGCGATATCCGCTATAGCTGGCGGCTGGTGATGGCGCCCGTCTATGTCCGGCGCTCCACCGTCGCGCATGAGGTCGCGCACCGCGTCCATATGGATCACAGCCCCGCCTTTCATGCGCTGGCGGCAAAATTATACGGCGGCGATCCTGACGAGGCGCGCGCATGGCTGCGCGCGCATGGCAGCGCGCTTCACTGGGTGGGGCGGGAAACGTCCTGA
- a CDS encoding YcgN family cysteine cluster protein encodes MGAVTKAFWETKTLEQMDRAEWESLCDGCGKCCIHKLEDEETGELLPTNVACKLLDRHSGQCTNYRHRRAFVPECVRLTPKLLREIDWLPDSCAYRLIDEGKPLPDWHPLVSGDPESVHRAGISVRGWTISEVDAGDLELHIVDRPL; translated from the coding sequence ATGGGTGCGGTGACGAAAGCTTTCTGGGAAACCAAGACGCTGGAACAGATGGACCGGGCGGAATGGGAAAGCCTGTGCGACGGCTGCGGCAAATGCTGCATCCACAAGCTCGAGGACGAGGAAACCGGAGAACTTCTGCCCACCAATGTCGCGTGCAAGCTGCTCGATCGGCATAGCGGGCAGTGCACCAATTATCGCCATCGCCGCGCCTTTGTTCCCGAATGCGTGCGCCTTACCCCCAAGCTGCTGCGCGAGATCGACTGGCTGCCCGACAGCTGCGCCTACCGTCTTATCGATGAGGGCAAGCCTCTGCCCGACTGGCATCCGCTGGTGAGCGGCGATCCCGAAAGCGTCCACCGCGCCGGGATTTCGGTGCGCGGCTGGACGATTTCCGAGGTCGATGCCGGCGATCTGGAACTCCATATTGTCGACAGGCCCCTCTGA
- a CDS encoding PTS sugar transporter subunit IIA: MSNFSDILVPATVVAGMPVTSKKALFQQLAAIVEREVGLSARTVVERLSDREKLGSTGFGGGVAIPHGKIEGLNQVIGVFVRLDEAIEFQAIDDMPVDIVFMLLSPPDAGAEHLKALARVSRALRDKQFLAKLRGAGSTDALFALLVTSEARDAA, from the coding sequence ATGAGCAACTTCAGTGATATACTTGTTCCCGCCACGGTTGTGGCGGGGATGCCGGTTACCAGTAAGAAGGCCCTTTTCCAGCAGCTCGCGGCAATCGTTGAGCGCGAGGTGGGCCTGTCTGCGCGTACCGTGGTCGAGCGTCTGAGCGACCGCGAAAAACTGGGTTCGACCGGATTCGGCGGCGGAGTCGCGATTCCGCACGGCAAGATCGAGGGCCTGAATCAGGTGATCGGGGTGTTCGTCCGTCTGGATGAGGCGATCGAGTTCCAGGCGATCGACGATATGCCCGTCGATATCGTGTTCATGCTGCTGTCCCCGCCCGATGCGGGGGCTGAACATCTGAAGGCATTGGCGCGCGTCAGCCGCGCGCTGCGCGACAAGCAGTTCCTCGCCAAGCTGCGCGGCGCGGGGTCGACCGATGCGCTGTTCGCGCTTCTGGTGACAAGCGAAGCGCGCGATGCTGCCTGA
- a CDS encoding DUF1491 family protein yields MTPRLTSKFLVSALVRRVEIEGGHGAILARGDAEAGAILLLCAERGVPQKLLERTLDFDRGYVWTACGPENIDDSEALAAYIDRRRSRDPDLWLVELDIAHAERFAAETIAQG; encoded by the coding sequence GTGACGCCGCGGCTTACCAGCAAGTTTCTTGTATCGGCGCTCGTCCGCCGCGTCGAAATCGAGGGTGGGCACGGCGCGATCCTGGCACGCGGCGATGCCGAAGCGGGCGCGATCCTGCTGCTCTGCGCCGAACGCGGCGTCCCCCAAAAGCTGCTCGAACGCACGCTCGATTTCGATCGAGGCTATGTCTGGACGGCATGCGGCCCCGAAAACATTGACGATTCAGAGGCTCTCGCCGCCTATATCGACCGCCGCCGATCGCGTGACCCCGACCTGTGGCTGGTTGAACTGGATATCGCTCACGCCGAACGGTTCGCCGCTGAAACAATCGCTCAGGGTTGA
- the hpf gene encoding ribosome hibernation-promoting factor, HPF/YfiA family, whose amino-acid sequence MEIRVSGHRVDTGEALRAHVEDRLTAIADKYFSRALSAQVTFSKGPHDYGFRCDIVAHVMQGVILKGSATGQEAHPAFDTAADRIETQLRRYKRRLKDRAPAQQAAANAAMELLNGNAGYTVFEMAEEIEEATDNPPIVAETRVDVPDASVSDAVMMLDLRNTNALLFKNSGTGAYNMVYRRGDGTIGWVEPQRAAI is encoded by the coding sequence ATGGAAATCCGTGTTTCGGGTCATCGTGTCGACACCGGCGAAGCGCTTCGGGCGCATGTCGAGGATCGACTGACTGCCATCGCGGACAAATATTTCTCGCGCGCGCTTTCCGCACAGGTCACCTTCAGCAAGGGGCCGCATGATTATGGCTTCCGGTGCGACATCGTCGCGCATGTGATGCAGGGCGTGATTCTGAAGGGAAGCGCCACCGGGCAGGAAGCCCATCCTGCCTTCGACACCGCCGCCGACCGTATCGAAACCCAGCTGCGTCGGTACAAGCGCCGGCTGAAGGATCGCGCCCCCGCGCAGCAGGCGGCCGCCAACGCCGCGATGGAGCTGCTCAACGGCAATGCGGGCTATACCGTCTTTGAAATGGCCGAGGAAATCGAGGAAGCGACGGATAATCCGCCCATCGTCGCCGAAACCCGCGTGGACGTGCCCGATGCCTCGGTTTCGGATGCGGTGATGATGCTCGATTTGCGCAATACCAACGCGTTGCTTTTCAAAAACAGTGGCACTGGCGCGTATAATATGGTCTATCGCCGCGGCGACGGCACCATCGGCTGGGTCGAGCCGCAGCGCGCCGCCATCTGA
- a CDS encoding MmcB family DNA repair protein has protein sequence MDAGSILEKAVATDVARGVARLFLAHDMTALVEVPLGNGRRADVMALDASGRITIVEIKVARGDLLGDMKWPDYLDYCDRFFWAVPPGFDAAPLDGAFFQPERTGVIVADRYSGAILREAATVSLAGARRKAETLRFARRAASRLLSLQDGDLARIEEQ, from the coding sequence ATGGATGCGGGATCGATTCTGGAAAAGGCCGTGGCAACCGACGTCGCACGCGGCGTGGCGCGGCTGTTCCTTGCGCATGACATGACCGCATTGGTCGAGGTGCCGCTTGGCAATGGCCGGCGCGCCGATGTGATGGCGCTCGATGCATCCGGGCGGATCACGATCGTCGAGATCAAGGTCGCGCGCGGCGATCTTCTGGGCGACATGAAATGGCCCGATTATCTCGATTATTGCGATCGTTTTTTCTGGGCGGTGCCGCCGGGCTTCGATGCCGCGCCGCTCGACGGCGCCTTTTTCCAGCCAGAGCGCACCGGCGTGATCGTTGCGGATCGTTATTCGGGGGCGATCCTGCGCGAGGCGGCGACGGTGTCGCTGGCCGGGGCACGGCGTAAGGCGGAAACGCTGCGCTTTGCCCGGCGGGCGGCGTCGCGGCTGCTGAGCTTGCAGGACGGCGATCTGGCGCGGATCGAGGAGCAATAG
- a CDS encoding cell wall hydrolase, with amino-acid sequence MFAAAVEAVPSVAFASASVTNPTSETVISDPAIINAPVVQQVPVLEDAAAPAAPEAVEPDTKPVSLRALVDAQNTETALSKDEECLAGAIYFESKAESLEGQHAVAEVILNRAESGRFPTSICGVVYQPSQFSFVRGGKMPAINRDSSAWHQSVAVARVAMQERWDTAASDALFFHATRVSPRWKLKRVATIGNHIFYR; translated from the coding sequence GTGTTTGCGGCGGCCGTCGAAGCCGTTCCGTCAGTCGCTTTCGCTTCGGCATCGGTTACCAACCCGACCAGCGAAACCGTAATTTCCGATCCTGCGATCATTAACGCACCCGTCGTGCAGCAGGTTCCCGTTCTCGAAGATGCTGCGGCTCCGGCTGCACCCGAGGCGGTAGAGCCCGACACCAAGCCCGTTTCGCTGCGCGCACTGGTCGATGCCCAGAACACCGAAACCGCGCTCAGCAAGGATGAGGAATGCCTTGCCGGTGCGATCTATTTCGAATCCAAGGCGGAATCGCTCGAAGGCCAGCACGCCGTGGCCGAAGTGATCCTGAACCGTGCCGAATCCGGCCGCTTCCCGACCAGCATCTGCGGTGTGGTCTATCAGCCCAGCCAGTTCTCGTTTGTGCGCGGCGGCAAGATGCCCGCGATCAACCGTGACAGCTCGGCCTGGCACCAATCGGTTGCGGTCGCCCGTGTCGCGATGCAGGAACGCTGGGACACGGCAGCGTCCGATGCGCTGTTCTTCCACGCCACGCGCGTTTCGCCGCGCTGGAAGCTGAAGCGCGTCGCAACGATCGGTAATCACATTTTCTATCGTTGA
- the coaE gene encoding dephospho-CoA kinase (Dephospho-CoA kinase (CoaE) performs the final step in coenzyme A biosynthesis.) has product MIVIGLTGSIGMGKSAVAAMFMAEGVPVFDADAAVHRLQGPGGRLLAPIEARFPGTTGSDGVNRAALGQAVFGNPEALAALEAIVHPVVALDRLAFLRRNRARPMVVLDIPLLFEKGGSARVDHIVVVSAPAWKQRRRVLARPGMTPEKFRRILKLQLPDAQKRLRADTVVDTGGAKAATRAKIRQLVACLRAKQRRYCS; this is encoded by the coding sequence ATGATCGTCATCGGGCTCACCGGATCGATCGGCATGGGCAAATCGGCGGTAGCCGCGATGTTCATGGCCGAAGGGGTACCCGTGTTCGACGCTGATGCCGCGGTACACCGGCTGCAGGGCCCGGGCGGGCGGCTGCTCGCTCCCATCGAGGCGCGTTTTCCCGGCACGACCGGGTCGGACGGGGTGAATCGCGCCGCGCTCGGCCAGGCTGTGTTCGGCAATCCCGAGGCGCTCGCCGCGCTCGAGGCGATCGTCCACCCCGTCGTCGCGCTTGACCGGTTGGCGTTTCTGCGCCGGAATCGCGCGCGGCCGATGGTGGTGCTCGATATTCCGCTGCTCTTCGAAAAGGGCGGATCGGCGCGGGTCGATCATATCGTCGTCGTCTCCGCCCCGGCGTGGAAGCAGCGCCGGCGCGTGCTCGCGCGCCCCGGCATGACGCCCGAAAAATTCCGCCGCATCCTCAAGCTCCAGCTGCCCGACGCGCAAAAGCGCCTGCGCGCGGACACGGTTGTCGACACTGGCGGGGCGAAAGCGGCGACACGCGCAAAAATCCGCCAACTGGTGGCTTGCCTCCGCGCAAAACAGCGCCGATATTGTTCGTGA
- a CDS encoding ankyrin repeat domain-containing protein produces the protein MEFPKRPARMMIAALLATTILPTTAQAQFSDSYSFLKAARDADGTKATELLGEPGSTIVDTKDQKTGETALHIVTQRRDLGWMGFLIGKGAKVDLTDKQGNTPLMVASQLGFFEGAQLLVGRKARVDAANAQGETPLIRAVQNRDVRTVRLLLTAGANPDRADTLAGMSARDYAKRDPRATAVLKLIEEQGKTRSEGMMGPK, from the coding sequence ATGGAATTTCCGAAACGCCCCGCCCGAATGATGATTGCCGCGCTGCTGGCGACCACCATTCTGCCGACGACCGCGCAGGCCCAGTTTTCCGACAGTTATAGTTTCCTGAAGGCGGCGCGCGACGCGGATGGCACCAAGGCGACCGAGCTTCTGGGGGAACCCGGCAGCACGATTGTCGACACCAAGGACCAGAAAACCGGCGAAACCGCGCTCCACATCGTCACCCAGCGCCGCGATCTCGGCTGGATGGGTTTCCTGATCGGCAAGGGCGCCAAGGTCGACCTTACCGACAAGCAGGGCAATACCCCACTGATGGTTGCGTCGCAGCTCGGCTTTTTCGAGGGCGCGCAGTTGCTCGTCGGCCGCAAGGCGCGCGTCGATGCGGCGAACGCCCAGGGCGAAACCCCGCTTATCCGCGCGGTCCAGAACCGCGATGTGCGGACCGTCCGCCTGCTGCTGACTGCCGGCGCCAATCCCGATCGGGCCGATACGCTCGCGGGCATGTCCGCGCGCGACTATGCCAAGCGCGACCCACGCGCGACCGCGGTGCTCAAGCTGATCGAGGAACAGGGCAAGACGCGTTCCGAAGGGATGATGGGCCCCAAATAA
- a CDS encoding PaaI family thioesterase, which yields MLPEAGDPGAMEGEQAHFRALESLYASAPINLLFPSRLEIPAAGEARIHFDVDERVHHAAGAVHGTSYFKMLDDAAFYAANSLVTDYFLLTTAFNLFFTRPMKKGPVIAEGRWISGKRRVYVAEARLIDAEGEECARGTGTFMRSRIPLASLPGYSTTPTVASPRA from the coding sequence ATGCTGCCTGAGGCAGGCGATCCCGGCGCGATGGAGGGCGAACAGGCCCATTTTCGCGCGCTGGAATCGCTTTATGCGAGCGCGCCGATCAACCTGCTTTTCCCGTCGCGCCTTGAAATCCCTGCGGCCGGCGAAGCGCGGATCCATTTCGACGTCGACGAGCGCGTCCATCACGCGGCGGGCGCGGTGCACGGCACCAGCTATTTCAAGATGCTCGACGACGCTGCCTTTTATGCGGCGAACAGCCTCGTCACCGATTATTTCCTGCTGACGACCGCGTTCAACCTGTTCTTTACCCGCCCGATGAAAAAGGGCCCGGTGATCGCCGAGGGGCGCTGGATCAGCGGCAAGCGGCGTGTTTACGTGGCCGAAGCGCGGCTGATCGATGCCGAAGGCGAGGAATGCGCGCGCGGGACGGGCACCTTCATGCGCTCGCGCATCCCGCTCGCCTCGCTTCCCGGCTATTCCACCACGCCGACTGTGGCATCGCCGCGCGCGTGA
- a CDS encoding SCO family protein: protein MARPAMNVFNRPLALGLAALMTLAGCNPAPGDAPLSEAPLAGARIGGPFSLTDQDGKTVTDKDFAGQYRIIYFGYTFCPDVCPVDVQKIMQGFKLFEKEQPALAAKVQPIFISVDPERDTPEVLKQFIGNFHPRLIGLTGTPDAIAAVAKDYAVYFRKAGAETDPKAYLVDHSRQTYLMGPDGGPVALVPLDGTPQEIAAVLSQWVR, encoded by the coding sequence ATGGCTAGACCCGCCATGAACGTTTTCAATCGTCCCCTCGCCCTTGGCCTGGCCGCGCTGATGACGCTGGCCGGCTGCAATCCCGCCCCCGGCGATGCGCCGCTGTCCGAGGCGCCGCTTGCCGGCGCGCGGATCGGCGGACCGTTTTCGCTGACCGATCAGGACGGCAAGACCGTGACCGACAAGGATTTTGCGGGCCAATACCGCATCATCTATTTCGGTTATACCTTCTGCCCCGATGTCTGCCCGGTCGATGTCCAGAAGATCATGCAGGGCTTCAAGCTGTTCGAGAAGGAACAGCCCGCGCTCGCCGCCAAGGTCCAGCCGATCTTCATCAGCGTCGATCCCGAGCGCGACACGCCCGAAGTGCTCAAGCAGTTCATCGGCAATTTCCACCCGCGCCTGATCGGCCTCACCGGCACGCCCGATGCGATCGCCGCGGTGGCCAAGGATTATGCGGTCTATTTCCGCAAGGCGGGCGCCGAGACGGACCCCAAGGCCTATCTTGTCGATCACAGCCGGCAGACCTATCTCATGGGCCCTGATGGCGGCCCGGTGGCGCTGGTGCCGCTCGATGGCACGCCTCAGGAAATTGCTGCGGTATTGAGCCAATGGGTGCGGTGA